One genomic segment of uncultured Desulfobacter sp. includes these proteins:
- a CDS encoding lytic murein transglycosylase, which produces MKNSDLFPKFILNVVVALFICFSVNLGYAQQVAAPDGSGRQANDFELLTQRLVQDGFDQEKTKALFDNKLIYFDPAGVSLFFIHSESSLNYDQFSSPKSIANARNYMVTHKESLDKAQEEFSVDKTIITAILMVETRLGTYLGKRTVINTLSTMAALTDKALAERVWGAISNNKKPERVTFDKKVDRKSRWGYEELKALISYANREGIDPVDIKGSYAGAMGIPQFMPSNALTLARDGNKDGRVDLFDHDDAIFSVANYLKHHGWKSGLSRQRQHKVLFKYNHSNYYVDALLKISDKLK; this is translated from the coding sequence ATGAAAAACTCCGACCTATTCCCCAAATTCATCCTGAACGTTGTTGTGGCCCTGTTCATCTGTTTTTCTGTTAATTTGGGCTATGCCCAGCAGGTTGCTGCGCCGGACGGTAGCGGTCGTCAGGCCAATGATTTTGAATTGCTTACCCAGCGGCTTGTCCAGGATGGGTTTGATCAGGAAAAGACCAAAGCCTTGTTTGATAATAAATTGATTTACTTTGATCCTGCTGGTGTTTCTTTGTTTTTTATCCATTCTGAATCCAGTCTTAACTATGACCAGTTTTCTTCTCCGAAATCCATAGCCAATGCCCGAAATTATATGGTCACGCATAAAGAGAGCCTTGATAAAGCCCAGGAAGAATTTTCAGTGGACAAAACCATCATTACAGCCATTCTTATGGTGGAAACTCGCCTGGGTACATACCTTGGCAAGCGCACGGTGATAAATACTCTGTCCACCATGGCAGCGCTTACGGACAAAGCGCTTGCCGAAAGGGTCTGGGGTGCTATCTCAAATAATAAAAAACCTGAGCGGGTAACTTTTGATAAAAAGGTGGATCGAAAAAGCAGATGGGGATATGAGGAGCTTAAGGCTCTGATCAGCTATGCCAATCGTGAAGGAATTGACCCTGTTGATATTAAAGGGTCTTACGCCGGCGCCATGGGTATTCCTCAGTTCATGCCCTCCAACGCTCTGACACTGGCAAGGGACGGCAATAAGGATGGGCGGGTGGATTTGTTTGACCATGATGACGCCATTTTTTCCGTAGCCAACTATTTAAAACACCATGGCTGGAAATCAGGCTTAAGCCGTCAGCGCCAGCACAAAGTCCTGTTCAAATACAACCATTCCAACTATTATGTAGATGCTTTGCTCAAGATTTCGGATAAGTTGAAATGA
- the uvsE gene encoding UV DNA damage repair endonuclease UvsE: protein MLRLGLCCVFKEHPVKFRKTTAKYLAQFPDEERKQRLSNLCANNAQSLLKALEFCRGNKIGSFRINSQILPLKTHPEMGYDICELPGSDKIINDFKSCGVFSQKYDIRTTFHPDQFIILSSPNPDVIRRSIQDLEYQAQVAEWVNADVINIHAGGVYGDKPSAILRLMKTIDTLAEPVRKKLTLENDDRSYSPIDILPVCAKLNIPMVYDVHHHRCLQDNLSVEEVTIKSIKTWDREPLFHISSPKDGWGSSNPRKHHDYINFNDFPKEWLSLDITVEVEAKGKELAIKKLMQDIKFL, encoded by the coding sequence ATGCTAAGACTTGGACTTTGCTGTGTATTTAAAGAACATCCTGTTAAATTCCGAAAAACAACGGCAAAATATCTTGCTCAGTTCCCCGATGAAGAACGAAAACAACGCCTGTCCAATTTATGTGCAAATAATGCTCAAAGCTTGTTAAAAGCGCTTGAATTCTGCCGTGGAAACAAAATTGGATCGTTTCGTATAAACAGCCAGATCCTTCCTTTGAAAACACACCCTGAAATGGGCTACGATATCTGTGAACTCCCGGGTTCAGATAAGATTATAAATGATTTCAAATCCTGCGGTGTCTTCAGTCAAAAATATGATATCCGTACAACTTTTCATCCAGACCAATTTATTATTCTGTCATCCCCCAACCCGGACGTTATCCGCAGGTCTATTCAGGATCTTGAATACCAAGCACAGGTAGCGGAATGGGTGAATGCTGATGTGATCAACATACATGCAGGTGGGGTTTATGGAGACAAACCGTCAGCCATTTTGCGCCTTATGAAAACAATAGATACCTTGGCTGAACCGGTTAGAAAGAAACTGACCCTTGAAAACGATGACAGAAGCTATTCACCAATTGACATCTTGCCCGTGTGTGCAAAACTCAACATTCCTATGGTTTATGACGTTCACCATCACAGATGCCTCCAGGATAATTTATCTGTCGAGGAGGTAACCATAAAAAGCATAAAGACTTGGGACCGTGAGCCATTGTTTCACATATCATCCCCCAAAGACGGTTGGGGGTCTTCTAACCCCAGAAAACATCACGACTATATCAATTTCAATGATTTTCCCAAAGAATGGTTATCTCTGGATATCACTGTAGAAGTGGAGGCAAAGGGCAAAGAACTGGCCATAAAAAAATTAATGCAAGATATCAAATTTCTCTGA
- the glnA gene encoding type I glutamate--ammonia ligase: MTPKEVLAMAKENDVKVVDIRYMDFIGTWQHFSVPVSELTEASFEDGFGFDGSSMRAWQKIDNSDMNVIPEAGTAKIDPFFKVPTMVVLGNIHDPITGEAYSRDPRGIAKRAEAYIKSTGIGDTIFVGPEPEFFIFSNIRYSSDPHASFFEIDSPEAHWNTGDGSEPNLGYKIKPKHGYFPLPPTDQYQDMRTEMMLTLQDLGIDMECQHHEVASAGQSEIDLRFDSLLNMGDKLAWFKYVLRNVAAKYGHCVTFMPKPLYGDNGTGMHTHMSFWKDGDPTFAGNKYAGMSDSALWAIGGIMKHCKALCAITNPTTNSYKRLVPGFEAPIKLAYSSRNRSAAIRLPMYSGSPKAKRLEFRTPDPSANGYMAFSAIAMAMLDGIQNKIDPGDPMDKNIYDLPAEELAAIPSAPGTLEEALDALKTDNDFLLKGDVFTKDVIDYWIDYKMENEVKPVISRPHPHEFYLYFDI; this comes from the coding sequence ATGACACCAAAAGAAGTATTGGCAATGGCAAAAGAAAATGACGTTAAAGTCGTTGACATCCGTTACATGGACTTCATCGGCACCTGGCAACATTTTAGTGTGCCGGTATCGGAACTGACAGAAGCTTCTTTTGAAGACGGATTTGGTTTTGACGGTTCTTCCATGAGAGCATGGCAGAAGATTGATAATTCCGATATGAACGTAATTCCTGAAGCAGGTACGGCAAAAATTGATCCGTTTTTCAAAGTACCGACCATGGTTGTTCTCGGCAACATCCATGACCCTATCACCGGTGAAGCTTATTCCAGGGATCCCCGCGGTATTGCCAAAAGAGCTGAAGCATATATCAAAAGCACCGGCATCGGCGACACCATTTTTGTAGGTCCTGAGCCCGAGTTTTTTATTTTTTCCAATATCCGTTACTCTTCAGATCCTCACGCTTCCTTTTTTGAAATTGATTCCCCGGAAGCACATTGGAACACGGGTGACGGTTCCGAACCCAACCTGGGATACAAAATTAAACCTAAACACGGTTATTTTCCCCTGCCTCCCACAGACCAATACCAGGACATGAGAACAGAGATGATGCTGACCCTTCAGGATCTGGGCATTGATATGGAATGCCAGCATCACGAAGTTGCTTCTGCCGGACAGTCTGAGATTGACCTTCGGTTTGACTCCCTGTTGAACATGGGTGATAAGCTTGCCTGGTTCAAATATGTATTGAGAAATGTGGCTGCAAAATACGGACATTGCGTTACCTTTATGCCCAAACCCCTTTATGGTGACAATGGTACCGGCATGCACACCCACATGAGTTTCTGGAAAGACGGCGATCCCACATTTGCGGGCAACAAATATGCAGGTATGTCCGACAGCGCCCTGTGGGCCATCGGCGGTATCATGAAACACTGCAAAGCCCTGTGCGCCATCACCAACCCCACCACCAACTCCTACAAACGTCTGGTGCCCGGTTTTGAAGCACCTATTAAACTGGCTTACTCCAGCCGGAACCGTTCTGCTGCCATCCGTCTGCCCATGTACTCCGGATCTCCCAAGGCAAAACGTCTTGAATTTCGTACGCCTGATCCCTCTGCCAACGGTTATATGGCTTTCTCCGCCATTGCCATGGCCATGCTTGACGGTATCCAGAATAAAATTGATCCGGGCGATCCCATGGATAAAAATATCTATGATCTGCCGGCTGAAGAACTGGCTGCTATTCCGTCCGCACCGGGGACCCTTGAAGAAGCTCTGGACGCACTTAAAACGGATAATGACTTCCTGCTCAAAGGTGATGTTTTCACCAAGGACGTTATTGACTACTGGATTGACTACAAAATGGAAAACGAAGTTAAACCGGTTATCAGCCGCCCGCATCCCCATGAGTTCTATCTGTACTTTGATATTTAA
- a CDS encoding type I restriction-modification enzyme R subunit C-terminal domain-containing protein has product MLLRTRLHLTRKERVDTSKAFVFDHYDAKQQEFLSFVLDHYVDQGVEELDQSKMASLLELKYDTINDAVEELEGIPQIRDLFIGFREYLYAPMVA; this is encoded by the coding sequence ATGCTCCTCAGAACTCGACTACACTTGACCCGGAAGGAACGTGTGGACACCAGCAAGGCCTTCGTCTTTGATCATTATGATGCCAAGCAGCAGGAGTTCCTGTCCTTTGTCCTGGACCATTATGTTGATCAGGGTGTGGAAGAATTGGATCAAAGCAAAATGGCAAGTTTGCTGGAATTAAAATACGACACCATCAATGATGCCGTGGAAGAACTTGAAGGCATCCCGCAGATCCGGGATCTTTTTATTGGGTTCCGGGAGTACCTGTATGCCCCCATGGTGGCTTGA
- a CDS encoding P-II family nitrogen regulator, with translation MKKIEAIIKPFKLDDVKEALSEIGIYGMTVTEVNGYGRQKGHKEIYRGAEYVVDFVPKIKLEIVVTDDRLDETVETIRSATNSGKIGDGKIFVLPVEGAIRVRTGERGDDAI, from the coding sequence ATGAAAAAAATTGAGGCAATTATTAAACCCTTTAAGCTGGATGATGTCAAAGAGGCCTTGAGCGAAATCGGCATCTACGGCATGACCGTTACAGAAGTTAATGGGTACGGCCGGCAGAAAGGGCACAAAGAAATTTACCGAGGTGCGGAGTATGTTGTTGATTTTGTTCCGAAAATAAAACTTGAAATTGTTGTGACCGACGACCGACTTGACGAGACCGTGGAAACTATTCGGTCTGCGACCAATAGTGGTAAAATCGGTGACGGTAAGATTTTTGTGCTGCCGGTTGAAGGGGCCATCCGGGTTAGAACCGGTGAACGCGGAGATGATGCAATTTAA
- a CDS encoding ADP-ribosylglycohydrolase family protein encodes MKQIDEHMTTELTYMDRAAGAMYGLFIGDALAMPVHWYYNTKALEKDYGYVKDFMKPQNPHPESILWRSSYKPPNKNADILHDQSKYWGQRGIHYHQFLKAGENTLNLKLAGELLLLIKKQKRYSENEWLNRLVEYMTTPGCHNDTYIEEYLRYFFTQYGQGCDLTECGRKDENHIGGLSLMLPLLVVFGQNRDYAQKTALSHLALTHDGPSMISGAKIIAKIVLDVLNGTSLEDAIVVHFLNGKDGKSKLSFDSLFEFPDSSVVGKHFSSACYMEHSIPATLYLAYKYAGKPEQGLIANTMCGGDNAGRGAVLGVLWGAEGGISCWPERWISGLLNPPEIVSIEMLD; translated from the coding sequence TTGAAACAAATCGATGAGCATATGACGACAGAATTAACATATATGGATCGGGCAGCAGGTGCAATGTACGGCCTGTTTATTGGGGATGCGTTGGCGATGCCGGTTCACTGGTATTATAATACCAAGGCCTTAGAAAAAGATTACGGTTATGTGAAAGATTTTATGAAGCCTCAAAATCCACACCCGGAATCCATTCTATGGCGTTCATCCTATAAGCCTCCAAACAAAAATGCAGATATTTTACATGATCAATCAAAATATTGGGGGCAGCGTGGAATACATTATCATCAATTTCTCAAGGCCGGAGAGAATACTCTCAATTTAAAACTCGCCGGGGAACTTCTGTTATTGATCAAAAAGCAGAAGCGTTACTCTGAAAATGAATGGCTGAATCGTTTAGTCGAATATATGACCACACCGGGCTGTCATAATGATACGTACATCGAAGAATATCTCAGATATTTTTTCACCCAATACGGTCAAGGCTGTGATTTAACAGAGTGCGGCAGGAAAGATGAAAATCATATTGGTGGATTGAGCCTGATGCTTCCTCTTCTTGTGGTGTTTGGTCAAAACAGGGATTATGCTCAAAAAACGGCATTATCCCACCTGGCTTTAACACACGATGGGCCATCCATGATTTCCGGTGCAAAAATAATAGCAAAGATTGTTCTGGATGTTCTAAACGGCACATCCCTTGAAGATGCCATTGTGGTTCATTTCCTGAATGGAAAGGATGGCAAGTCGAAACTATCGTTTGATTCATTGTTTGAGTTTCCAGATAGTTCGGTGGTTGGAAAACACTTTTCATCAGCCTGCTATATGGAACACTCGATTCCGGCAACGCTTTATCTTGCCTATAAATATGCGGGTAAACCAGAACAGGGGCTGATCGCTAATACAATGTGTGGTGGAGATAATGCCGGCAGGGGTGCTGTTTTAGGTGTTCTCTGGGGTGCTGAAGGTGGCATTTCCTGTTGGCCTGAGCGCTGGATAAGTGGTTTGCTGAATCCTCCGGAAATTGTTTCTATAGAGATGCTGGACTAA
- a CDS encoding PLDc N-terminal domain-containing protein yields the protein MTPNELILYILLIVGISFVLTLLALIDLIKKDFPTLKEKFVWHLVAIIPVIGWLFYFALGAKKGTRKNFDSE from the coding sequence ATGACACCCAACGAACTTATTCTATATATCCTTCTCATTGTCGGCATCTCCTTTGTCCTGACCCTGCTGGCTTTAATCGACCTGATAAAAAAAGATTTTCCCACACTAAAAGAAAAATTTGTCTGGCACCTTGTGGCTATCATTCCGGTCATCGGCTGGCTTTTTTATTTTGCCTTGGGCGCCAAAAAGGGCACCCGTAAAAACTTTGATTCAGAGTAA
- a CDS encoding IS1634 family transposase, translated as METVTVERIDHLGIVAGVIKDLKIIEMIDSRIPKDEKENISAGEAIAGMVLNGLGFSNRPLSLTPQFFENKPLDVLFRPRVKASDFNHYKLGRSLDDAVDYGSELLFNEISSSACRSESVHLLFNHLDTSSFSLTGEYLPDSDEHAIKITHGYSKDHRPDLKQAVLELMVSQDGGIPILCKCWDGNASDNTVFKERSSELIRQFKASDTPRYLVMDSKGYTKSNASNLKDIPFITRIPGSISIVKTVIEQALQWDQWVEINDDYQCQTLELGHYGIDQRWLIIRSKGALERAVKSVERTISKEKKRAEKELFHLQAQRFDSEAEAMTALQELSDKWKYHLVDTIELKQHIKYAVKGRPTPDTPIKSIKLQINAELKVNQGKADQDRDQKSCFVLGTSIPKVQLNDEDVFWGYKGQSKVENGFRFIKDPLFFASSLFVQKASRVEGMLMVMTLSLLVYSIAQRRMRNELKRLETTLPNQIGKPVQNPTLRWIFQQMEGIDCVNISHKKGEVQCLINGLNDIRRKILTLFGQTVSEIYQISFE; from the coding sequence TTGGAAACCGTCACAGTCGAACGTATTGACCACTTGGGTATTGTTGCCGGCGTTATCAAGGATTTGAAAATCATCGAAATGATTGACTCCCGCATACCAAAAGATGAGAAGGAAAATATCAGTGCCGGAGAAGCTATCGCCGGCATGGTTCTAAATGGACTGGGTTTTTCCAATCGGCCGCTGTCGCTGACGCCTCAATTTTTCGAAAACAAGCCGCTGGATGTTTTGTTCCGTCCAAGAGTGAAAGCCTCGGACTTCAATCACTACAAGCTGGGGCGCAGTCTTGATGATGCGGTCGACTACGGCTCTGAATTGCTTTTCAACGAAATATCCTCATCTGCCTGTCGGTCGGAAAGTGTCCATTTGCTTTTCAACCATCTGGACACCTCATCTTTTTCATTAACCGGAGAATATCTTCCGGATTCGGATGAACATGCCATCAAAATAACTCATGGTTACTCCAAGGATCATCGTCCTGATTTGAAACAGGCTGTGCTGGAGCTGATGGTGTCCCAAGATGGTGGCATTCCCATTTTGTGTAAGTGCTGGGACGGGAATGCTTCGGACAATACCGTGTTCAAAGAACGCAGCAGTGAACTTATCCGTCAGTTCAAAGCGAGCGATACCCCTCGTTACCTGGTTATGGATTCGAAAGGGTATACCAAATCCAATGCTTCCAACTTGAAAGATATCCCGTTTATCACCCGCATCCCGGGATCCATTTCCATTGTGAAGACCGTCATCGAACAGGCCCTGCAATGGGATCAGTGGGTGGAGATTAACGATGACTATCAGTGCCAGACGTTGGAGTTAGGACATTATGGAATTGATCAACGTTGGTTGATCATTCGCTCCAAAGGAGCTTTGGAGCGCGCAGTCAAGAGCGTTGAAAGAACCATTTCAAAAGAGAAGAAGCGCGCTGAAAAAGAGCTTTTCCATCTTCAGGCCCAACGATTTGATTCGGAAGCCGAAGCAATGACAGCCCTCCAGGAACTCAGTGATAAATGGAAGTATCACCTGGTTGACACGATTGAGCTCAAACAGCACATCAAATATGCCGTCAAAGGTAGGCCAACGCCGGATACTCCGATCAAATCAATTAAATTGCAAATCAATGCGGAATTAAAGGTCAATCAAGGGAAAGCCGATCAAGACCGCGATCAGAAATCCTGTTTTGTTCTTGGTACCTCAATTCCAAAAGTCCAGTTGAACGACGAAGATGTATTTTGGGGATACAAAGGTCAGTCTAAAGTCGAGAATGGCTTCCGATTTATCAAAGACCCTTTATTTTTTGCATCTTCGTTGTTTGTCCAAAAAGCATCTCGTGTCGAAGGAATGTTGATGGTGATGACCTTATCATTATTAGTTTACTCCATTGCCCAGCGGCGCATGCGGAACGAATTGAAGCGCCTTGAAACAACACTGCCCAATCAGATTGGGAAACCTGTTCAAAACCCGACTCTTCGCTGGATTTTTCAACAAATGGAAGGTATCGACTGTGTGAATATTTCCCATAAAAAAGGTGAAGTCCAGTGTCTTATCAATGGGTTAAATGACATACGGAGGAAAATATTAACTCTTTTTGGACAGACCGTATCAGAAATATATCAAATTTCTTTTGAATAG
- a CDS encoding SEC-C metal-binding domain-containing protein, protein MDRLWNYEDYVKFISHDNRLVRRWAFEALEKQYPNRYTDEVSRLISDEDSHLACMAPKYLAKHQAVQHAPAILNSFLNDSGNIPSNCALALSKMKYEPALEKIIESLSNDVSIGSFFGVFNYLGSIHKDAARETLISAVKQIKDPMLQGDAVLNLLKHNHQEDITWIIDIILKPVKKGKDIENALLKALANYLCAGDYFNDLTKNQGSKSIIKDSVEVFDFFFNRNDHLSIEQDTKDKINFFITKKQYHDLIRTLLFEAENIKQKRYPDKTVPGDVQKFFNIDSAGAFLFKELSKQPSLWHKLRTSKNFEDIESLIGFVLSVYFSIIERHAYVKALMEEADSSGLILAIQNAGSKLPDELFQRIINIAPVDELQAALTDGLNTWGDIEIVKIMGRIGKKEFVPALIRVLNDTDSLDYIYGTTITALNALDESADELILNAAQKNEIKEWELFSILEHLPYSESFDLIMEKWNDENSEVDSYEMFAYCLQGIGDHRGIAVLQDIYNNENNADYVGSPLECLSLIHNADIPELPAIRAERREEEKQRALRAKKMNDIFSNMGKSKNKEISFQKNSPKIGRNDPCPCGSGKKYKKCCLNKV, encoded by the coding sequence ATGGATAGATTATGGAACTATGAAGATTACGTAAAGTTTATTTCCCATGACAATCGCCTTGTCAGGAGATGGGCTTTTGAGGCTTTAGAAAAACAATATCCCAATAGATATACTGACGAGGTCAGCAGATTAATCTCGGATGAGGACTCGCACCTGGCATGTATGGCACCCAAATATCTTGCTAAACATCAAGCCGTCCAACATGCTCCGGCTATTTTGAATAGCTTTTTGAATGATTCGGGGAATATTCCATCCAATTGTGCTCTGGCATTATCAAAGATGAAATATGAGCCTGCTTTGGAAAAGATCATTGAATCATTGTCAAATGACGTGAGCATTGGTTCATTTTTTGGGGTTTTTAATTACTTAGGAAGTATCCATAAAGATGCCGCAAGAGAAACATTAATTTCCGCTGTAAAGCAAATTAAAGATCCCATGCTTCAAGGTGATGCTGTTTTAAATTTGTTGAAGCATAATCATCAGGAGGATATTACCTGGATCATAGATATCATTCTGAAGCCTGTAAAAAAAGGCAAAGATATAGAAAACGCTCTGTTAAAAGCTCTCGCAAATTATTTGTGTGCCGGTGATTATTTTAATGATTTAACCAAGAACCAGGGAAGTAAAAGCATTATTAAAGATTCAGTGGAGGTTTTTGATTTCTTTTTTAACAGAAATGATCATCTATCCATTGAGCAAGATACAAAGGATAAAATTAATTTTTTCATCACGAAAAAACAATACCATGACCTCATTAGAACCCTGCTGTTTGAAGCCGAAAATATCAAACAAAAGCGATACCCGGATAAAACAGTACCTGGTGACGTTCAGAAATTTTTCAATATAGATTCAGCAGGCGCATTTTTATTTAAGGAGTTATCAAAACAACCTTCTTTATGGCATAAACTCAGGACATCTAAGAATTTTGAAGATATAGAGTCCTTAATTGGTTTCGTGCTGTCAGTGTACTTCTCCATTATAGAACGACATGCTTATGTAAAAGCTTTAATGGAAGAAGCAGACAGCTCTGGATTAATCTTGGCCATACAAAATGCCGGCTCAAAATTGCCAGACGAATTGTTTCAAAGAATAATTAATATTGCTCCTGTCGATGAATTACAAGCTGCTTTAACAGACGGTTTGAATACCTGGGGCGATATTGAGATTGTAAAAATCATGGGCCGGATCGGTAAAAAAGAATTTGTACCTGCTTTAATCCGTGTTTTAAATGATACTGACAGTCTGGATTATATTTATGGGACGACCATAACAGCCTTAAATGCTTTGGACGAGTCAGCGGATGAGTTAATTTTAAATGCCGCACAGAAGAATGAAATTAAAGAGTGGGAGCTTTTTTCGATTCTTGAACATCTTCCATATTCTGAATCGTTTGACCTGATTATGGAAAAATGGAACGACGAGAATAGTGAAGTAGACTCCTACGAGATGTTTGCCTATTGTTTGCAAGGGATTGGTGACCACAGGGGAATCGCCGTTCTGCAGGATATTTATAACAATGAAAATAATGCCGATTATGTTGGCAGTCCGTTAGAATGCCTGAGTTTGATTCATAATGCTGATATCCCAGAACTCCCAGCAATTAGAGCAGAACGAAGAGAAGAGGAGAAACAACGAGCGTTAAGGGCAAAAAAAATGAATGATATTTTCAGCAATATGGGGAAAAGTAAAAATAAAGAAATTTCATTTCAAAAAAATTCCCCAAAAATAGGAAGAAATGACCCGTGCCCTTGCGGCAGTGGTAAAAAATATAAAAAATGTTGCTTGAATAAAGTTTAG
- a CDS encoding pyridoxamine 5'-phosphate oxidase family protein — translation MELKSYFESTNGTGILSTADSNGNVDAAIYSQPHFLEDKIAFIMRDRLTHKNLESNPHAVYLFIEDGPGYKGKRIYLTKVKEEKNTERIASLKRRKKDSNPDEDKFLVFFEFNRERPLVGDK, via the coding sequence ATGGAACTTAAATCTTATTTTGAGAGTACGAACGGAACAGGTATTTTATCGACTGCAGACAGCAATGGTAATGTCGATGCGGCTATTTATTCACAGCCTCATTTTTTGGAGGATAAGATTGCATTTATAATGCGGGATCGCTTAACGCACAAAAATCTTGAGTCCAACCCTCATGCAGTCTATCTGTTTATAGAAGACGGACCGGGCTATAAGGGGAAGAGAATTTATTTGACTAAAGTCAAAGAAGAGAAAAATACAGAGAGGATCGCTTCTCTTAAACGCAGGAAAAAAGATTCAAATCCTGATGAGGATAAATTTCTTGTATTCTTTGAATTTAATCGTGAAAGGCCTTTAGTTGGTGATAAGTAG